CCGCGCAACGCCGGGCTGATCAGGGCGGTGTACCAGGCGTTGGCGCAGCACCGGAGCTGATGCGGGGGCCCGCCACCCCTAAGGAGCCGACGGTTCGGGCGGCGGTGCCGGCCGCGGAGCCACGGGCGGTTCGTCCGCCGCGTCGGTGAGGGCACGCAGCGCCTCGACGAGCCCGGCGCGCCGGTCGGCCGGCAGCCGGGACACGATCGTGGCGATCTCCGCGTGCCGGTCGGCGAGCACCTGCGCGACCAGACCGCGGCCCCGGTCCGTCAGGCTCAGCACGACCTCGCGACGGTTGCCGGGGTTGGCCTGCCGGGTGACGCTGCCGGCCGCCTCCAGCCGGTCGGCCATCCGCAGCGCGGTGGACGGATTGACGCCCAGCGCGTCGGCCAGCGCGGCGAGCTTGACCGGGCCCCGGCCGTCCAGCACCACCAGGGCCCGCAGCTGGGGCAGGGTGAGCGAGGGCGCGGTCCGGCCGAGTGCCCGGGCGGAGACCCCGACCAGCATCCGGGAGGCGGTCAGCACCGCGGCGATCACCTCTTCGACCTCGTGGTCAAGAGCGTCGTCGCCGGACCCGGCCGCCCCGGCCGCCCCGGCCGGCCGCGGTACGCAGTGCGCGTCGTGCCCCATGGCGCCTTTATACCCGGCGAGGGCATCGTGCCTGGTGGCGAGCCCGGTGGCGGCCCCTCGGCGGCCCGGAAATCTGCCCCCGCCATCGCCGTTGCCGAGCGCAATAATGGAAGGTGCGGCAAGCATCCGGCCTGGCGCGAGCGCCGTGGCCCGGGGAAAGGGCGTGGTGATCATGGAACGGGACACCGAGACGGTTCACGAGGCGTATGCGTTCGTCTGTCTGCACTGCGGACACGGCTGGGAAGAGGAGTACGAGATCCGGCACACCACGGATCTGGCCGGCCACCGGCGCGCCGACTACTTCACCCGGGGCGTCCGTGTCGCCTCCCCGCTGACCCGCGCCGACTGCCCCTCCTGCAACCTCGGCCCGATCCGCATCCTGCGCCCCGGCCGGGTGAACTCGACCCGCCCCTACCTCGCCTGAACCCAACCCACCCCCTCCCAGGACCTGACACACCATCACCAGCCGGTGCGGAGAAGGTGGTTGATGGGTGACAGCTGCACGTCGGCGCGGGCGGGCGGACGGCAACCGCCTTACGCGGCAACCGCCTTACGGCCGTTCGGCGTGCGGGCTATGTCTGCTGCCCCGGCGGCGGTCCGGCGACCTCCGGGTCCACATAGGCGGGACCGGGCAGGCCCTTACGGCGCATGGCGATCCCGGTCAGCGCCTCGAAGATGGCCCGGCGGGCATTCATCGTCGTGGTGTAACCGGGATCGAGGTGGGGTGCGACCTCGACGACCTCCATGCCCACGACCGGCGTCTCATGGCAGATCCGGCGGAGGGCGGGAAGCAGTTCGCGGTTCGTCAGGCCGGGCGGCTCCGGTGTGCCGGTGCCGGGTGCGAAGGCCGGGTCCAGCACGTCGATGTCCAGCGACACGAACAGGTACTCCGGCCCGTCCAACGCCTCCTCGATGGCCTGCTGGAGGACCACATCGAATCCGCGCCGGTCGATCTCGGCCATGAAGTGCGCGCGCAATCCGTGCTCGCGCATCCAGGCGAACAGGGCGTCGTCGGGCGCGATCGCGCTGCGCAGACCGATCTGGATGAAGTTGCGCCCGGGGATGTGCTCGTCCTCGATCAACCGGCGGACCGGTGTGGCGTGTGAGACGGGATGTCCGAACAGGTCCTGAGAGCAGTCCGGATGCGCATCAAAGTGGATCACCCCGACCTTGCCGGCACCGTACACATCGGCCACCGCCGCGGCGTCCGGCCACAGGATCGAGTGGTCCCCGCCGAGCACGATCGGGATCGCGCCTGTTCCGGCGATCTCGCGGACCAGAGTGCGGATCGGTTCCATGGAGTTGTCGATGCTGAACGGGTCCACCGCGGCATCGCCGTAGTCGACCACCGTCAGTTCCTCGAAGGGCTTGATACGGGTGGTGGGATTGACGAGCATCTGCGGGGTGTGGGGCAGGATCCGCTCGTCGGCCCGGATCGCACGCGGTCCGTAGGCCGCCCCCCGGTGCCCGGTGGACATGTCCACCGGCGCTCCCACGACGGCCACATCGACATGGCCCGCACGCAGGTCGTCCGGGTTGAGGCACAGCGGCAGCCCGAAGAACGTGGCGATCCCGGCGTAGGCCGGTACGAACGCATACCGCTGGAGGTTGATCGGTCCGGGCTCGCGCTTCGGGTCGGGCGTACGGTCGACCGCCCATTTCCAGACGTCCGGGGGTACACCTTCCACAAGCTGCTCCTTTCCGTCCCGTCCGGACGGCCGCCCGGTACGGAGGGCGCCCGGCCGGCCACACCGCCGCCACTCAACCCGACCTGCGGTGCCTCGCCGGGCACCGCGGCGGGACAGGCCACAACAGTCAGTCGTTCGGACCGGGGGGCAGGAGCGCGGGGCGCCTTCCGGCCGTGCGTGCCACTGCAATTCGGTAACAGCACGCATTCGAGGTATTTCGGTACGGCATATGTTGCCTATGCTCAGGCCGGAGGTCGGGGGGCCGCTTTCGGACACTCCGACGGCCGACGGCCCCCTTGCCCGATCACTTCACCTGACACCGTCGGAGAACACCTTGGCCGTGGAGAACGGGGAGCAGCGCACCGGCTCCCGTGTGCTGGCCGTGCTCCCGTACGCGGTCATGGCCGTGGTCACCACGGTCGATCTCACCGCGGGTCCGGGCGTCGGGTTCCTGCCCCTGGTGTCGCTGGGGCCGGCGTTCGCGGGGCTGGTCGGCGGCTGGCGGCGGACGGCCGTGGTCGGGCTGGCGGCGTTCGTGCTCTGCCTCGGCCTGGGGGTCTACAACGGTCTGTTCGAGAGCCGGCGGGGCCTGACCGCCCTGCTGTCGGTGGCCGGGGTGACCGCGGCCGGAGTGGTCGCCGCGGTGATGCGGCAGCGCCGTGAGGCGGAACTGGCCAGTGTCCGCTCGATCGCCGAGGTCGCCCAGCGGGTGCTGCTGCGCCCGGTGCCGCGCGGCGCGGGCCCGCTGCGGATCGCCGTCTCGTACACCTCGGCGGTGGCCGAGGCCCGGATAGGCGGTGATCTGTACGAGGTGGTGACCTCGCCCGCCGGAGTGCGGATCATCGTCGGT
This genomic stretch from Streptomyces nigrescens harbors:
- a CDS encoding agmatinase family protein, yielding MEGVPPDVWKWAVDRTPDPKREPGPINLQRYAFVPAYAGIATFFGLPLCLNPDDLRAGHVDVAVVGAPVDMSTGHRGAAYGPRAIRADERILPHTPQMLVNPTTRIKPFEELTVVDYGDAAVDPFSIDNSMEPIRTLVREIAGTGAIPIVLGGDHSILWPDAAAVADVYGAGKVGVIHFDAHPDCSQDLFGHPVSHATPVRRLIEDEHIPGRNFIQIGLRSAIAPDDALFAWMREHGLRAHFMAEIDRRGFDVVLQQAIEEALDGPEYLFVSLDIDVLDPAFAPGTGTPEPPGLTNRELLPALRRICHETPVVGMEVVEVAPHLDPGYTTTMNARRAIFEALTGIAMRRKGLPGPAYVDPEVAGPPPGQQT
- a CDS encoding MarR family winged helix-turn-helix transcriptional regulator, producing the protein MGHDAHCVPRPAGAAGAAGSGDDALDHEVEEVIAAVLTASRMLVGVSARALGRTAPSLTLPQLRALVVLDGRGPVKLAALADALGVNPSTALRMADRLEAAGSVTRQANPGNRREVVLSLTDRGRGLVAQVLADRHAEIATIVSRLPADRRAGLVEALRALTDAADEPPVAPRPAPPPEPSAP